Proteins encoded by one window of Xyrauchen texanus isolate HMW12.3.18 chromosome 24, RBS_HiC_50CHRs, whole genome shotgun sequence:
- the LOC127617899 gene encoding V-type immunoglobulin domain-containing suppressor of T-cell activation-like, with product MSLCESQRRLGLMDVLSALLLCVLLCVAVQASTEHHSLTLAVPHRIYECPEGANVTMTCIQSGSKAHPEDRFHRTWLFTSHTKERCHKGTHPRGVRYTNRSLGVEYSVSEQLYSITLQNLKHLDQGRYCCLFLDIQNKHKVEQEAHNYIYLTVMPVTRTHNGSLKCSEMTHNPSDDSVAEGFAIAACIAFILCLPLILLLVYRQRQTAVRSRCAHELVRMDSEAMGHENPVFLGDSPQSRTRTVSQIMRQSSETGRHLLSEPGTPLSPNIQGDAFFPAQEPIPESPNLLQE from the exons ATGAGTCTTTGTGAAAGTCAAAGGAGATTAGGACTGATGGATGTACTTTCAGCCCTGTTGCTTTGCGTTCTTCTCTGCGTTGCGGTTCAAG caaGCACTGAGCACCACTCTTTAACTCTCGCTGTGCCCCATCGGATATATGAGTGTCCCGAGGGTGCCAATGTCACTATGACATGTATCCAGTCTGGATCAAAGGCTCACCCGGAGGACAGGTTTCACCGTACCTGGCTCTTCACGTCTCACACGAAGGAGCGCTGTCACAAGGGCACACATCCACGTGGGGTCAGGTACACCAATCGCTCATTGGGTGTAGAATACAGCGTCAGCGAGCAGCTCTACTCCATCACCCTGCAGAACCTCAAGCACCTGGACCAGGGGAGATACTGCTGCCTGTTTCTGGACATCCAAAACAAGCACAAGGTGGAACAGGAGGCCCATAACTATATCTACTTGACTGTGATGCCAGTAACGAGAA CTCACAACGGCAGTCTGAAGTGTTCTGAGATGACCCACAATCCTTCAGATG ACTCTGTGGCTGAAGGTTTTGCTATTGCAGCATGTATCGCTTTCATTCTGTGTCTCCCTCTCATACTGTTGCTGGTTTACAGACAGAGACAAACAGCAGTTCGAAGCAGAT GTGCACATGAGTTAGTGCGTATGGACAG TGAAGCGATGGGGCATGAGAACCCGGTATTTCTAGGGGATTCTCCACAGTCTAGAACTCGGACTGTATCCCAAATTATGCGTCAGTCATCAGAAACAGGACGGCACCTGCTGTCGGAGCCCGGAACGCCTCTCTCTCCTAACATACAAGGGGACGCCTTCTTCCCTGCGCAGG AACCTATCCCTGAGTCTCCCAATTTACTTCAGGAGTAA